In the genome of Danio rerio strain Tuebingen ecotype United States chromosome 23, GRCz12tu, whole genome shotgun sequence, one region contains:
- the gdi1 gene encoding rab GDP dissociation inhibitor alpha: MDEEYDVIVLGTGLTECILSGIMSVNGKKVLHMDRNPYYGGESSSITPLEELYKRFGISDSPPESMGRGRDWNVDLIPKFLMANGQLVKMLLYTEVTRYLDFKVVEGSFVYKGGKIYKVPSTETEALASNLMGMFEKRRFRKFLVFVANFDENDPKTFEGVDPKLTTMGEVYKKFDLGQDVIDFTGHALALYRTDDYLEQPCLETINRIKLYSESLARYGKSPYLYPLYGLGELPQGFARLSAIYGGTYMLNKPVDEIVMEGGHVVGVKSEGQVARCKQLICDPSYIPERVHKVGQVVRVICVLSHPIKNTNDANSCQIIIPQNQVNRKSDIYVCMISYAHNVAAQGKYIAIVSTTVETSDPEAEIEPALELLEPIDQKFVAISDMYEPTDDGTESQVFASRSYDATTHFETTCNDIKDIYKRMTGSDFDFENMKRKQNDVFGEDEQ, encoded by the exons ATGGATGAGGAATATGATGTTATCGTATTGGGCACCGGACTCACA GAATGTATTCTCTCGGGGATCATGTCTGTGAACGGGAAGAAAGTATTGCATATGGACAGAAATCCATACTACGGGGGTGAAAGTTCCTCCATCACACCCCTGGAGGAG CTCTATAAGAGATTTGGGATTTCAGACAGCCCTCCAGAGTCAATGGGCCGGGGAAGAGACTGGAATGTGGACCTTATTCCTAAATTCTTAATGGCCAATG GTCAGTTAGTTAAGATGCTTCTATACACTGAAGTGACCCGATATCTCGACTTCAAAGTGGTCGAGGGAAGCTTCGTTTATAAAGGAGGAAAAATCTACAAAGTGCCCTCAACTGAGACAGAGGCACTGGCTTCAA ACCTTATGGGAATGTTCGAGAAGAGACGTTTCCGGAAGTTCCTCGTTTTTGTGGCCAACTTTGATGAGAACGACCCCAAGACCTTTGAGGGTGTCGATCCCAAACTCACAACAATGGGAGAGGTGTACAAAAAGTTTGACTTAGGACAAGACGTCATCGACTTCACAGGACATGCCCTGGCCCTCTACAGGACAGACGA TTACCTTGAGCAGCCGTGTCTGGAGACCATCAACAGGATTAAACTGTACAGTGAATCTCTGGCACGTTACGGGAAGAGCCCATACCTGTACCCCCTGTACGGACTGGGGGAACTGCCTCAAGGGTTCGCCAG GTTAAGTGCAATTTATGGAGGAACCTACATGCTGAATAAACCAGTGGATGAGATCGTGATGGAGGGAGGACATGTGGTGGGAGTGAAATCAGAGGGACAG GTTGCCCGCTGCAAACAGCTCATCTGTGACCCGAGCTACATCCCAGAGCGTGTGCACAAAGTCGGCCAGGTGGTCCGGGTCATCTGCGTCCTCAGCCATCCCATCAAAAACACTAATGATGCCAATTCCTGCCAGATCATCATCCCTCAGAACCAGGTTAACCGCAAATCAG ATATCTACGTTTGCATGATCTCCTATGCCCATAATGTGGCAGCTCAGGGGAAATACATTGCCATTGTAAGCACTACGGTGGAAAcctcggatcctgaagcggaaaTCGAACCTGCTCTGGAGCTCCTTGAGCCCATTGACCAGAA gttTGTGGCCATCAGTGACATGTATGAACCTACAGACGATGGTACAGAAAGCCAG GTATTTGCATCGCGGTCCTACGACGCCACCACTCACTTCGAAACAACCTGCAACGACATCAAGGACATCTACAAGCGCATGACAGGCAGTGACTTCGACTTTGAGAACATGAAGCGTAAACAGAACGACGTCTTCGGCGAGGACGAGCAGTGA
- the atp6ap1b gene encoding V-type proton ATPase subunit S1b, whose translation MTEVGMRRCSLLTMAFTSVLLFICSIYSCYAQVPLLMWTSDGSSMPHLAEAAAGHTVSGGQLVSYLRSALSTAPHNVLIFLQDQLSIEDFTMYGGVFGNKQDSAFLNIESALQTSSSPLVLSALDWTASHSVLDLFQKELSVSAVHIDTNTLNEMKLNNTQPSLLAVRLLYTAGSQSKEMLLKNDMIIGEVLDMFKSQDMPYTAVYTGLKPSRIIEDTPVMAGFSMGRSLLQTPPPQSEKPPLVFNDTAGQPCIMLWADTLLAAYDGNQADLASNIFNSTPDTTGSFCNETVSRLVLNYRNILNLQSLQLIFSMSKIFFPVSARNWTVMDQVVLEYDGQRAMFNASAGINTPAEYSFRCQNVSSAQSPLLVPRNATDNATKWTLIFTDFQIQSFSVTGDSFAFASDCAGFFSAGIWMGLVISLLMLLILTYGLHMIMQLRTMDRFDDPKGPAISVPLSE comes from the exons ATGACGGAAGTAGGAATGCGGCGTTGTAGTCTCTTAACAATGGCCTTCActtcagttttattatttatctgcTCGATTTATAGCTGCTATGCTCAAGTGCCTCTTCTTATGTGGACCAGTGATGG GTCCAGCATGCCACATCTGGCTGAAGCTGCAGCTGGGCACACAGTGTCTGGTGGGCAGCTGGTGTCTTATCTGAGATCTGCCTTGTCCACTGCTCCACACAATGTGCTAATCTTCCTACAGGATCAg CTAAGTATAGAAGACTTCACCATGTACGGCGGTGTGTTTGGAAACAAACAAGACAGTGCCTTTTTGAATATAGAG TCAGCACTTCAGACGTCCTCCAGCCCGCTGGTGTTGTCAGCCCTGGACTGGACTGCATCACATTCAGTGCTGGATCTCTTCCAGAAAGAGCTGAGTGTCTCAGCAGTGCACATCGACACAAACACCCTGAATGAGATGAAGCTGAACAACACACAGCCTTCACTGCTGGCAGTCCGTCTCCTGTACACTGCTGg GTCTCAGTCAAAGGAAATGCTATTGAAAAATG ATATGATCATCGGAGAGGTGCTTGACATGTTTAAATCTCAGGACATGCCTTACACAGCAGTATACACGGGCCTGAAGCCCTCAAGG ATAATTGAGGACACTCCGGTGATGGCAGGATTTTCTATGGGCCGATCGTTGCTTCAGACACCTCCTCCGCAATCTGAGAAACCTCCACTAGTCTTTAATGACACAGCGGGACAGCCCTGCATCATGCTGTGGGCCGACACACTCCTAGCTGCTTATGATGGGAACCAGGCTGATCTAGCaagcaacatttttaatagtacCCCAGACACCACAGGTTCATTTTGCAACGAAACCGTGTCAAG actTGTCCTTAATTACAGAAACATCCTGAATTTGCAGTCTCTCCAGCTTAT CTTCTCTATGAGCAAGATCTTCTTCCCTGTTTCTGCTCGCAACTGGACTGTGATGGATCAGGTTGTGCTGGAGTACGATGGACAGAGAGCCATGTTTAACGCCAGCGCCGGCATCAACACTCCAGCCGAATACTCTTTCCGTTGCCAAAATGTGAGCAGTGCTCAGAGCCCCCTGCTGGTACCACGCAATGCCACAGACAACGCCACCAAGTGGACTCTCATATTCACTGATTTTCAG ATCCAGAGCTTCAGCGTGACGGGAGACTCGTTCGCGTTTGCCAGTGATTGCGCAGGGTTCTTCAGCGCGGGCATCTGGATGGGTCTGGTGATTTCTCTGCTCATGCTGCTCATCCTCACCTACGGCCTGCACATGATCATGCAGCTTCGCACCATGGACCGATTTGATGATCCTAAAGGCCCGGCCATTTCAGTGCCTCTGAGTGAGTGA